Proteins from a genomic interval of Gemmatimonadota bacterium:
- a CDS encoding ABC transporter substrate-binding protein, with the protein MDENTVCKQFIDINRPYVMILLLMPAFLMLVLMGVAGASDQGDALLDMVKSRDRAIQDIVRSETGGDTAEERAALKAIVGELFDFETFSQESLGRDWTARTEEERADFVAVNRQLIEKNYADPALYTKAEKIDYTGVEVDSTQAVVKTVVYYRRESSTIDYKLHLVDDKWLIFDMVIDELSVARSNRSQFRREIRRSSFEGLMDKLKEKLSEDTSD; encoded by the coding sequence ATGGATGAAAATACTGTCTGCAAACAATTTATTGATATTAATAGGCCATATGTTATGATTTTATTGCTCATGCCTGCGTTTTTGATGCTCGTTTTGATGGGTGTGGCAGGCGCGTCTGATCAGGGCGATGCGTTGCTCGATATGGTAAAGAGCCGCGATCGGGCGATTCAGGATATTGTGCGTTCAGAAACTGGGGGCGATACAGCTGAAGAGCGCGCTGCGCTTAAAGCTATTGTCGGTGAGTTGTTCGATTTTGAAACATTTAGCCAGGAGTCCCTCGGCCGAGATTGGACAGCGCGAACAGAAGAAGAGCGGGCTGATTTTGTGGCTGTGAACAGGCAGCTGATCGAGAAAAATTACGCCGATCCCGCGTTATATACGAAAGCGGAAAAGATCGATTATACGGGTGTTGAGGTTGATAGCACACAGGCTGTTGTCAAGACGGTGGTGTATTACAGGCGCGAGTCGAGTACGATTGACTATAAATTGCATCTCGTTGATGACAAGTGGTTGATTTTCGATATGGTGATCGATGAGTTGAGTGTTGCGCGCAGCAACCGGTCGCAGTTTCGCCGGGAGATTCGCAGGTCTTCTTTTGAAGGCTTGATGGATAAGTTAAAAGAAAAACTGAGTGAAGATACGTCGGATTAG